The nucleotide sequence GCAGATTTGTGGCCTGGACGAAGGGCGCGCTCATGCCGCGCTCTCCGCCGGCACGTTGTCATAGAGGTGGCAGGCGACCGATTGCGCGCCGCGCGGCAACGGCTCCGGCCGCTCCACCCGGCAGCGATCGAAGGCGAAGGCGCAGCGCGGGTTGAACGAGCAGCCGGGTGGGATCGCCGACAGCCGCGGCATCGAGCCGGGGATCTGCACCAGGCGCTTGTCGTCGCCGGCAAGCGTGGGGATCGCGCCCATCAGGCCCTTGGCGTAGGGGTGCAGCGGATTCCTCACGACGTCCTGCACCGGGCCGATCTCGGCGATGCGGCCGGCATACATCACTGCGACGCGGTCGGAGGCTTCCGCGATCACGCCCATGTCGTGCGTCACCAGCATCACGGCGGTGCCGTGGTCCCGGCCGAGCCGCTTGATCAGCGAGATGATCTGCGCCTGCACGGAGACGTCGAGCGCCGTGGTCGGCTCGTCCGCGATGATCAGCTCCGGCTCGGCGCAGATCGCCAGTGCAATCACCACGCGCTGGCGCATGCCACCGGAGAATTCATGGGGATAGCCGTCGATGCGTTTCTCCGGCGCCGGGATGCCGACTTCGGCGAGCAGGTCGATGGCGCGGCGGCGCGCGGCCGTCTCGGACAGATTGAGATGGGTCCGGATCGTCTCCACGATCTGGTCGCCGACCTTGTACAGCGGATTGAGCGAGGTGAGGGGATCCTGGAAGATCATGCCGATCCGCTTGCCGCGGACGCGGCGCATCTCTTCCGGCGGCAGATTGTCGACGCGCAGGCCCGCGAGATGAATCTCGCCGCCGGCGATGCGGCCGGGCGGATCGATCAGGCCGATCACCGCGAGCCCCGTGACGGACTTGCCGGCGCCGGATTCGCCGACCACGCCCAGCACCTCCCCCTTGGCGATGTCGAAGGAGACGCCGTCGATCGCGCGCAGCGTGCCACGGCGGGCGGCGAACTCGACCTGAAGATTGCGCACGGAGAGAACGGGTTCGGTCATGGGCGGCGCTTGCTCATCGAAGTTTTGGATTGAGCGCATCGCGCAGCCAGTCGCCGAGCAGGTTGATCGACAGGATCAGTGCGGCGAGCGCAAGCCCGGGGAAGGCGACGATCCACCATTCGCCCGCGAACAGATAATTGTTGCCGATGCGGATCAGCGTGCCGAGCGACGGCATAGTGTCGGGCAGGCCGACGCCGAGGAAGGACAGCGTCGCTTCCGTGATGATCGCCAGCGCGAGGTTGATGGTGGCGATGACCAGGATCGGGCCCATCGTGTTCGGCAGCACGTGGCGGAACATGATCTTCGGTGCGGGCAGGCCGATCAGCTGCGCGGCGGCCACGTAGTCCTTGTTCTTCTCGACCATCACGGAGCTGCGCACCGTGC is from Bradyrhizobium xenonodulans and encodes:
- a CDS encoding ABC transporter ATP-binding protein, with the translated sequence MTEPVLSVRNLQVEFAARRGTLRAIDGVSFDIAKGEVLGVVGESGAGKSVTGLAVIGLIDPPGRIAGGEIHLAGLRVDNLPPEEMRRVRGKRIGMIFQDPLTSLNPLYKVGDQIVETIRTHLNLSETAARRRAIDLLAEVGIPAPEKRIDGYPHEFSGGMRQRVVIALAICAEPELIIADEPTTALDVSVQAQIISLIKRLGRDHGTAVMLVTHDMGVIAEASDRVAVMYAGRIAEIGPVQDVVRNPLHPYAKGLMGAIPTLAGDDKRLVQIPGSMPRLSAIPPGCSFNPRCAFAFDRCRVERPEPLPRGAQSVACHLYDNVPAESAA